In Streptomyces sp. NBC_00483, a single window of DNA contains:
- a CDS encoding IclR family transcriptional regulator — protein sequence MSDDAPSGVLAKALTVLQAFTVEDTTLGFAELQRRTDFAKSTLHRVLGDLVAARLLDRVQGRYRLSGLVFELGMRASVERGLLEVATPFLEDLFVRTHELVHLGTREGTEVVYVAKMGGHQQADSPSRLGGRMPLHATAIGKVLLAHSPAEVREATLRGPLERKAPRTITNVDVLTRQLSDVVTKGVAFEYEESAVGIVCVAAGIFGPADEIVAAVSVTGPVHRFQPARHANSVRAAAAGISATLGRREELRKH from the coding sequence TTGAGCGACGACGCGCCCAGCGGCGTCCTGGCCAAGGCCCTCACCGTGCTGCAGGCCTTCACCGTCGAGGACACCACCCTCGGGTTCGCCGAGCTGCAGCGGCGTACGGACTTCGCCAAGAGCACCCTGCACCGGGTCCTCGGCGATCTCGTGGCGGCCCGGCTCCTCGACCGCGTCCAGGGGCGCTATCGCCTGTCCGGGCTCGTCTTCGAGCTGGGGATGCGCGCGTCGGTCGAGCGCGGGCTGCTCGAAGTGGCCACCCCCTTCCTGGAGGACCTCTTCGTACGCACCCATGAACTTGTCCATCTGGGGACGCGCGAGGGCACCGAGGTCGTCTACGTCGCCAAGATGGGCGGCCACCAGCAGGCCGACTCGCCCTCCCGGCTCGGCGGCCGGATGCCGCTGCACGCGACGGCGATCGGGAAGGTGCTGCTGGCCCACTCCCCGGCCGAGGTGCGCGAGGCCACGCTGCGCGGGCCGTTGGAGCGCAAGGCACCCCGGACCATCACCAACGTCGACGTACTGACACGGCAGTTGTCCGACGTCGTCACGAAGGGTGTCGCCTTCGAATACGAGGAGTCGGCGGTCGGCATCGTGTGTGTCGCGGCCGGGATCTTCGGGCCGGCGGACGAGATCGTGGCGGCGGTCAGTGTCACCGGACCGGTGCACCGGTTCCAGCCCGCCCGGCACGCCAACAGCGTGCGCGCGGCCGCGGCCGGAATCTCGGCGACGCTCGGCCGCCGCGAGGAACTGCGCAAGCACTGA
- a CDS encoding VOC family protein, with translation MTAFYHVCFVVPHLEQAMRDFQRSAGVEWHEPVSDRLGEWGYRIVFTAGGPPFIELIEGPPGSPWDASKGARFDHIGFWTSDVREGSRRLEEEGLPVDFSGCPYGRPFAYHRMDSIGARIELVDVSRQAGFLSGWHPGGEAMPAIDERPRD, from the coding sequence ATGACTGCCTTCTACCATGTGTGCTTCGTGGTCCCGCATCTCGAGCAGGCGATGCGGGACTTCCAGCGTTCGGCCGGGGTCGAGTGGCATGAACCCGTGTCCGACCGGCTCGGCGAGTGGGGCTACCGGATCGTGTTCACCGCGGGCGGGCCGCCCTTCATCGAGCTCATCGAAGGGCCGCCGGGCAGCCCCTGGGACGCGTCCAAGGGGGCCAGGTTCGACCACATCGGCTTCTGGACCAGCGATGTCCGGGAAGGCTCCCGACGACTGGAGGAAGAGGGCCTGCCCGTGGACTTCTCCGGCTGCCCCTACGGTCGGCCCTTCGCCTATCACCGGATGGACAGCATCGGCGCACGGATCGAACTCGTCGACGTGAGCAGACAGGCCGGTTTCCTCAGCGGATGGCACCCGGGCGGGGAGGCGATGCCCGCCATCGACGAGCGCCCCCGAGACTGA
- a CDS encoding LysR family transcriptional regulator: MPLNLPQLRAFLAVVDTGGFSAAAAELGMTQSAVSHAVASLERELTAPLLIRATPARTTVLGEQVLPHARTALAAARSVEQIAAEAAESMAGTVRLAATPTVCQGLVPSLLRHWREDQPRVTVRVFEGDSAEVAGWLGNGTADAAVLIDPPPGPGVQLADDGYRALLPRDHPLAGEERVDIRDLEDDPFLISPNGCESRIRTIHTRAGLRFDPTHRVRDLATLISMVQAGIGVTVLSEVSRSLIPADLVLLPLGPATSRRLVLTGPQERPWHPAVRTLAESAVTYLALREGRQTQPTRQM; the protein is encoded by the coding sequence ATGCCCCTGAACCTGCCCCAACTGCGCGCCTTCCTCGCGGTCGTCGACACGGGCGGCTTCAGCGCGGCCGCCGCCGAGCTGGGCATGACCCAGTCGGCCGTGTCGCACGCCGTCGCCTCCCTGGAACGCGAGTTGACCGCGCCGTTGCTCATACGCGCCACACCGGCGCGGACCACCGTGCTCGGCGAGCAGGTGCTGCCGCACGCCCGTACCGCGCTGGCCGCGGCCCGGTCCGTCGAGCAGATCGCGGCCGAGGCGGCCGAGTCCATGGCCGGCACCGTGCGCCTGGCCGCGACGCCGACGGTGTGTCAGGGACTGGTCCCGAGTCTGCTCAGGCACTGGCGCGAGGACCAACCACGCGTCACCGTACGGGTCTTCGAGGGTGACAGCGCCGAAGTCGCGGGCTGGCTGGGGAACGGGACCGCGGACGCCGCCGTCCTGATCGACCCGCCACCGGGCCCCGGCGTGCAGCTTGCCGACGACGGATACCGGGCGCTCCTGCCCCGCGACCATCCCCTGGCCGGTGAGGAGCGCGTGGACATCCGTGACCTGGAGGACGACCCGTTCCTGATCTCGCCGAACGGCTGCGAGTCCCGGATCCGTACGATCCACACCCGGGCCGGCCTGCGCTTCGATCCGACCCACCGGGTACGGGACCTCGCGACGCTGATCAGCATGGTGCAGGCCGGGATCGGCGTCACGGTCCTGTCCGAGGTCTCGCGCTCGCTGATCCCCGCCGACCTGGTCCTGCTGCCCCTGGGGCCGGCGACCTCCCGCCGCCTCGTGCTGACCGGCCCGCAGGAACGTCCTTGGCACCCGGCGGTACGCACACTGGCGGAGTCGGCCGTCACGTACCTCGCCCTGCGGGAGGGGCGTCAGACTCAGCCGACGCGGCAGATGTAG
- a CDS encoding serine hydrolase domain-containing protein → MAEQATPRIGGHCDARFEGVRAAFVDNFRERDELGAAVTVLLDGEPVVDLWGGWADAAHTRPWQQDTLVNVWSTTKGATALCAHLLADRGLLDLDAPVASYWPEFAAAGKQNVLVRHLLSHRAGLAGLREPHTLDELYDWELTTARLAATEPWWEPGTRSGYHAITYGFLVGEVIRRITGQLPSAFLRQEVTGPLGVDFFIRFPEEETRQPAQLMHPLAAAGSEQEAAFSQLQPVALAALANPLTGAAEANTPEWRAAEIPAAGGHATAQGVAALYGLFTGHERPDGRRVLSPQAAERVREGQGSCRDLILGAGFAHDTEIGLGLWLSGANGSYGPNPRAFGHDGFGGSFGLADPEAGISVGYVMNHMGTRIADDPRKMALVDAVYKVAP, encoded by the coding sequence ATGGCCGAGCAGGCGACACCGCGGATCGGCGGGCACTGCGACGCGCGCTTCGAAGGCGTCCGCGCCGCTTTCGTCGACAACTTCCGTGAGCGCGACGAGCTGGGTGCCGCCGTCACCGTCCTGCTCGACGGTGAACCGGTCGTCGACCTGTGGGGCGGCTGGGCCGACGCCGCGCACACCCGCCCGTGGCAGCAGGACACCCTCGTCAACGTGTGGTCGACGACCAAGGGGGCCACGGCACTGTGCGCACACCTCCTGGCCGACCGCGGCCTGCTGGACCTGGACGCGCCGGTCGCCTCCTACTGGCCGGAGTTCGCCGCGGCCGGCAAGCAGAACGTCCTCGTACGCCATCTGCTGTCGCACCGCGCGGGCCTGGCCGGCCTGCGCGAACCGCACACCCTGGACGAGCTCTACGACTGGGAGTTGACCACCGCGCGCCTCGCGGCCACCGAGCCCTGGTGGGAGCCAGGCACCCGCTCCGGCTACCACGCCATCACCTACGGCTTCCTGGTCGGCGAGGTGATCCGGCGCATCACCGGACAGCTTCCCTCCGCGTTCCTGCGCCAGGAGGTCACCGGGCCGCTCGGCGTGGACTTCTTCATCCGCTTCCCGGAGGAGGAGACTCGGCAACCTGCCCAGCTGATGCACCCGTTGGCCGCAGCCGGCAGCGAACAGGAGGCCGCCTTCAGCCAGTTGCAGCCGGTCGCACTCGCCGCCCTGGCCAACCCGCTCACCGGCGCCGCCGAAGCCAACACCCCCGAGTGGCGCGCCGCCGAGATCCCCGCCGCCGGTGGCCACGCGACGGCCCAAGGGGTCGCCGCGCTGTACGGGCTGTTCACCGGGCACGAACGCCCGGACGGCCGCCGGGTGTTGTCGCCGCAGGCCGCGGAACGCGTACGCGAGGGCCAGGGCAGTTGCCGGGACCTGATACTGGGCGCCGGTTTCGCGCACGACACCGAGATCGGCCTGGGCCTCTGGCTGAGCGGCGCGAACGGCTCGTACGGACCCAATCCGCGCGCCTTCGGCCACGACGGCTTCGGCGGCTCCTTCGGCCTCGCCGACCCCGAAGCGGGCATCAGCGTCGGCTACGTCATGAACCACATGGGCACACGCATCGCCGACGACCCCCGGAAGATGGCCCTGGTCGACGCCGTGTACAAGGTTGCCCCATGA
- a CDS encoding 2-keto-4-pentenoate hydratase, producing MNEISPGDTSPGNDAVAQAARRLLRAAADHVPCPPVRDLIGSDDVKAAYAVQELLTAHRLEAGGRVTGRKIGLTSPAVQRQLGVDQPDFGVLFADMSVEDGASVPVGGLLQPKVEAEIAFVLGADLADGPLDDAQIRAAVAHAVPALEIVDSRIADWDITFGDTVADNGSSALYVIGGPAKPLTEFEPVEADMTMKRHEETVSTGNGAACLGDPLTALGWLARTARDVGDPLRAGQVVLSGALGPMVPAAAGDVFTADISGLGSVSVRFHATAPGHEGA from the coding sequence ATGAACGAGATCTCCCCCGGCGACACCTCCCCGGGCAACGACGCCGTCGCACAGGCGGCGCGGCGGCTGCTGCGCGCCGCCGCCGACCACGTGCCCTGTCCCCCGGTGCGCGACCTGATCGGCAGCGACGACGTGAAGGCGGCCTACGCCGTCCAGGAGCTGCTCACCGCACACCGCCTCGAAGCGGGCGGCCGCGTCACCGGCCGCAAGATCGGCCTCACCTCGCCCGCCGTGCAGCGGCAACTGGGCGTGGATCAACCGGACTTCGGGGTGCTGTTCGCCGACATGAGTGTCGAGGACGGGGCCTCCGTGCCGGTCGGCGGGCTGCTCCAGCCCAAGGTCGAGGCGGAGATCGCGTTCGTCCTGGGCGCGGACCTCGCCGACGGCCCCCTCGACGACGCGCAGATCCGCGCCGCCGTGGCGCACGCGGTCCCCGCTCTGGAGATCGTGGACAGCCGGATCGCCGACTGGGACATCACCTTCGGTGACACCGTCGCCGACAACGGCTCCTCCGCGCTGTACGTCATCGGGGGCCCGGCCAAGCCGCTCACCGAGTTCGAGCCCGTCGAGGCGGACATGACGATGAAGCGGCACGAGGAGACGGTGTCCACCGGCAACGGCGCGGCCTGCCTGGGCGATCCGCTCACCGCACTCGGCTGGCTCGCCCGGACCGCGCGCGACGTCGGCGACCCCCTGCGCGCGGGCCAGGTCGTGCTGTCCGGCGCGCTCGGACCGATGGTGCCCGCCGCGGCCGGCGACGTGTTCACCGCCGACATCAGCGGACTCGGCTCGGTCTCCGTCCGCTTCCACGCCACCGCCCCCGGCCACGAAGGAGCCTGA
- a CDS encoding SDR family oxidoreductase — MGTIAVTGAASGIGAAIAARLSEQGHRVIGVDLRGTDVAADLGTAEGRSAAAAEVTGLADGRLDGFVPFAGISGGADRPASLLVSVNYYGAIGLLEELRPALAAAGESSVVLASSNSTTTQPGWNPRLAEACLAGDEEAARALADSLADQGGVLTYPATKAAIAHYTRTRAADYIADGIRLNAIAPGFIDTPMTRAGRKDPRIAAGIEAFLKAVPAGRAGSPEEVAELVLFLLSPKSAYCVGTLMFCDGGLDAQLRGLDWPKVRTPEG, encoded by the coding sequence ATGGGAACCATCGCCGTCACCGGAGCCGCCTCCGGTATAGGTGCCGCCATCGCCGCCCGGCTCTCCGAACAGGGGCACCGTGTCATCGGCGTCGACCTGCGCGGCACCGATGTGGCGGCCGACCTCGGCACCGCGGAGGGGCGGAGCGCCGCGGCGGCCGAGGTCACCGGGCTCGCCGACGGACGGCTCGACGGATTCGTGCCGTTCGCCGGGATCTCCGGCGGCGCGGACCGGCCGGCGAGCCTGCTGGTCTCCGTCAACTACTACGGCGCCATTGGCCTGTTGGAAGAACTGCGCCCGGCCCTGGCGGCCGCGGGCGAGTCCTCCGTCGTCCTCGCCTCGTCCAACTCCACGACCACGCAGCCCGGTTGGAATCCGCGGCTCGCCGAGGCGTGCCTCGCGGGCGACGAAGAGGCGGCGCGCGCCCTCGCCGACTCCCTGGCCGACCAGGGCGGCGTGCTCACGTACCCGGCCACCAAGGCCGCGATCGCCCACTACACCCGTACCCGTGCGGCGGACTACATCGCGGACGGCATCCGCCTCAACGCCATCGCGCCGGGGTTCATCGACACCCCGATGACCCGGGCCGGCCGCAAGGACCCGCGGATCGCGGCAGGCATCGAGGCGTTCCTGAAGGCCGTCCCGGCGGGGCGGGCGGGCAGCCCGGAGGAGGTCGCGGAGCTCGTGCTCTTCCTGCTGTCCCCCAAGTCCGCTTACTGCGTCGGTACGTTGATGTTCTGCGACGGCGGCCTCGACGCGCAACTGCGGGGGCTGGACTGGCCGAAGGTGCGGACGCCGGAGGGGTGA
- a CDS encoding sigma factor: MTDGPAAAPIPPAATEGGLSPTAYARIYEAEQPRLVAYARSLTGSPWLADDLVAEAHFRVWRRLAAGHVIDNVAAYLTTTVRHLAASAGRGAARETPLDPHAGVEPVQVSNGTHASYGSFGSYGSGGYGDQDPATRASAVDLLSQVLGQLPKRWVKALWLAEAEGQPLEAVGRGIGAGSGATAVLLHRAREGMRQAFLRAHPGTPDDPACESHWDRMPAHVRGSASARQSEKLLAHVDDCDDCRARLTVLLRANDRLPALVGPALLIFVLGGAGKFLVPLAAGAGAGATGAAAGGHGSGSGLLHGVKHALAGGAKAQGAVAGVLGVSVAGAAVAAGLMLAGNSDTVPPQRSAAVQSESPTGRDSASSSPSSDPSTSASRKHVAPQGGSQRAAEPDAGPDTKAAPGGSADKGAPAAPTASSAPSDPGTPSAPATPTTPADPPAAERAAPEEPKADEPPSDDTTPTPPAAPATPTPTPTAPPTQTPPTEPSTPAEPTPTTEPTEPAEPTEPAEPTVPTQPTEPTTPPQPSTPTPTCTRWLGPIYICRVG; the protein is encoded by the coding sequence ATGACCGACGGCCCCGCCGCCGCGCCGATACCCCCTGCCGCCACGGAAGGCGGCCTCAGCCCCACCGCGTACGCGCGGATCTACGAGGCGGAGCAGCCTCGCCTCGTCGCGTACGCCCGCTCGCTGACCGGCAGTCCCTGGCTCGCCGACGATCTCGTCGCCGAGGCCCACTTCCGGGTCTGGCGGCGCCTGGCCGCCGGGCATGTCATCGACAACGTCGCGGCGTACCTGACGACGACCGTGCGACACCTGGCCGCCTCCGCGGGGCGCGGGGCGGCGCGCGAGACACCCCTCGACCCGCACGCCGGCGTCGAACCGGTACAGGTGTCGAACGGCACGCATGCTTCGTACGGCTCGTTCGGCTCATACGGTTCCGGGGGCTACGGCGACCAGGATCCGGCCACCCGAGCCTCCGCCGTGGACCTGTTGTCCCAGGTCCTCGGGCAGCTGCCGAAGCGGTGGGTGAAGGCCCTGTGGCTCGCGGAGGCCGAGGGGCAGCCGCTTGAGGCGGTGGGCCGGGGCATCGGCGCGGGCAGCGGGGCCACGGCCGTGCTGCTGCACCGGGCGCGGGAGGGCATGCGGCAGGCGTTCCTGCGGGCGCACCCGGGGACCCCGGACGACCCGGCGTGCGAGAGCCACTGGGACCGGATGCCCGCACACGTGCGCGGCAGCGCGTCCGCGCGTCAGTCGGAGAAGCTCCTCGCGCACGTCGACGACTGCGACGACTGCCGGGCGCGGCTCACGGTCCTGCTGCGCGCCAACGACCGGCTGCCGGCCCTGGTGGGTCCGGCGCTCCTGATCTTCGTGCTCGGCGGGGCCGGGAAGTTCCTGGTGCCGCTCGCGGCCGGAGCCGGAGCCGGGGCCACCGGCGCCGCGGCGGGCGGGCACGGGTCCGGTTCCGGCCTGCTGCACGGCGTAAAGCACGCGCTGGCCGGCGGCGCGAAGGCGCAGGGCGCCGTGGCCGGGGTGCTCGGGGTCTCGGTGGCGGGAGCCGCCGTCGCGGCCGGGCTCATGCTCGCCGGGAACAGCGATACGGTGCCGCCGCAGCGGTCGGCGGCGGTGCAGAGCGAGTCACCCACCGGGCGTGACAGTGCGTCGTCGAGTCCGTCCTCGGACCCCTCAACTTCCGCTTCACGTAAGCATGTTGCTCCGCAGGGCGGGTCGCAGCGCGCGGCCGAACCCGACGCCGGGCCCGACACCAAGGCGGCACCGGGCGGCTCCGCGGACAAGGGTGCGCCGGCCGCGCCCACGGCATCGTCCGCGCCGTCGGACCCCGGGACCCCGAGCGCCCCGGCGACTCCGACCACGCCCGCGGACCCGCCCGCAGCCGAGCGGGCCGCGCCGGAGGAGCCCAAGGCCGACGAGCCGCCGTCCGACGACACCACCCCTACGCCACCGGCCGCCCCGGCCACGCCGACGCCCACACCCACGGCACCGCCCACACAAACGCCGCCAACCGAGCCCTCGACCCCGGCGGAGCCCACACCCACCACTGAGCCGACCGAACCGGCCGAGCCCACCGAACCGGCCGAACCCACAGTCCCTACTCAGCCCACCGAACCCACCACTCCCCCGCAGCCCAGCACCCCCACCCCCACCTGCACCCGCTGGCTCGGCCCGATCTACATCTGCCGCGTCGGCTGA
- a CDS encoding sulfatase-like hydrolase/transferase: MPAPHAPFGVPVTRRTFAALAGAVATTAVTAPAADAATDSSPRAAAERPNVLWLVAEDHYPFVGAYGDPVARTPTLDRLAREGIRYENSYSTAPVCAPSRFALLTGVAPQSAGPAEHMRALGRTPAFLKGFPEHLRQAGYYATNNSKTDYNTVVDMDATWDASSATAHYRDRPAGAPFFAVFNDMTTHESSLFTAQDGRTRRDEIRLPAYLPDTPEIRGDFAHYYDAMETMDGHVAAKLAELEAAGLTDDTIVFFYSDNGGVLPRSKRHCYDEGMRTALIVRFPEKWAHLAPRPAGSVERRAVTSVDYAPTVLALAGVDIPDHVQGHPFAGVRQLPPARYAFGGRDRMDERYDMVRTVRDARYRYLRNYAPHRPWGQHGAFAWLAHGYQSWEQAHLDGTLNPVQERFWGTKPAEELYDLHSDPDEIHNLADDPAHAHTLDRLSRALDEHIVDVHDNGFIPEGSPLEGWERSRRPGAYPLRRVLRLARQAIERDPRHLPTLTRDLGDENEVVRYWAAQGLLMLGRDAAPTLPRLARTLRTDASPQVRISAAETLVRGGHRVSEAVEFLSRTLAGHPDVRIRLQAINALTFVDPDLARPARSAIEAAATSKDEYLHNAGRYLRFVLDGTYTPTSPVYEPVPSG, from the coding sequence ATGCCCGCGCCCCACGCCCCCTTCGGTGTGCCCGTCACCCGCCGCACCTTCGCCGCGCTCGCCGGGGCGGTGGCCACGACCGCCGTCACCGCTCCGGCCGCCGATGCCGCCACCGACTCCTCGCCACGCGCCGCGGCCGAGCGGCCCAACGTCCTCTGGCTGGTGGCCGAGGACCACTACCCCTTTGTCGGCGCGTACGGCGATCCCGTCGCCAGAACGCCCACCCTGGACCGGCTCGCCCGCGAAGGCATCCGCTACGAGAACTCGTACTCGACGGCGCCCGTGTGCGCCCCGTCCCGGTTCGCCCTGCTGACCGGTGTCGCCCCGCAGAGCGCGGGGCCCGCCGAGCACATGCGGGCCCTCGGACGCACTCCCGCCTTCCTCAAGGGATTTCCCGAGCATCTGCGGCAGGCCGGGTACTACGCCACGAACAACTCCAAGACCGACTACAACACCGTCGTCGACATGGACGCCACCTGGGACGCGTCCAGCGCGACCGCCCACTACCGCGACCGCCCCGCCGGAGCCCCGTTCTTCGCCGTCTTCAACGACATGACGACCCACGAGTCCAGCCTGTTCACCGCCCAGGACGGCCGTACCCGGCGCGACGAGATCCGCCTCCCCGCCTATCTGCCCGACACCCCGGAGATCCGCGGCGACTTCGCGCACTACTACGACGCGATGGAGACGATGGACGGACATGTGGCCGCAAAACTGGCCGAGTTGGAGGCGGCAGGACTCACCGACGACACCATCGTCTTCTTCTACTCCGACAACGGCGGCGTCCTGCCGCGCAGCAAGCGGCACTGCTACGACGAGGGGATGCGCACCGCACTGATCGTGCGATTCCCGGAGAAGTGGGCGCACTTGGCGCCCCGCCCGGCCGGTTCGGTGGAGCGGCGGGCGGTCACCTCCGTCGACTACGCGCCGACCGTGCTCGCCCTCGCGGGCGTCGACATCCCCGACCATGTGCAGGGCCACCCGTTCGCCGGAGTGCGCCAACTGCCGCCCGCTCGCTATGCGTTCGGCGGACGCGACCGTATGGACGAGCGCTACGACATGGTGCGCACGGTCCGCGACGCCCGCTATCGCTACCTGCGCAACTACGCTCCGCACCGCCCCTGGGGCCAGCACGGCGCCTTCGCCTGGCTGGCGCACGGCTACCAGTCGTGGGAGCAGGCCCATCTGGACGGCACCCTGAACCCCGTACAGGAGCGGTTCTGGGGCACCAAGCCCGCCGAGGAGCTGTACGACCTGCACTCCGACCCGGACGAGATCCACAATCTCGCCGACGATCCCGCCCACGCCCACACCCTCGACCGGCTCTCGCGCGCCCTGGACGAGCACATCGTGGACGTGCACGACAACGGGTTCATCCCGGAGGGCAGCCCCCTTGAGGGCTGGGAGCGGAGCCGCCGCCCCGGCGCCTATCCGCTGCGCCGCGTACTGCGGCTCGCGCGACAGGCCATCGAGCGAGACCCCCGCCATCTACCCACTCTCACCAGGGATTTGGGCGACGAGAACGAAGTCGTACGATACTGGGCCGCGCAGGGCCTGCTCATGCTCGGGCGGGACGCCGCCCCCACGCTGCCCCGCCTGGCCCGGACCCTGCGCACGGATGCCTCGCCGCAGGTGCGGATCAGCGCCGCGGAGACCCTGGTCCGAGGTGGGCACCGTGTGTCCGAAGCCGTCGAGTTCCTGTCCCGTACACTCGCCGGGCACCCCGACGTCCGGATCCGGCTCCAGGCGATCAACGCGCTCACCTTCGTCGACCCGGACCTCGCCCGCCCGGCCCGCTCCGCGATCGAGGCGGCGGCCACGAGCAAGGACGAGTATCTGCACAACGCGGGCCGGTACCTGAGATTCGTACTCGACGGGACATACACACCGACCTCGCCCGTCTACGAGCCCGTCCCCTCGGGCTGA
- a CDS encoding Lrp/AsnC family transcriptional regulator codes for MESQECAGRQGNAAGPDTTGGPGTSTGLGTSGEPDTSTAPVELDELDRGVVHALQIHPRASWTLVGEVLGVDPVTAARRWRRLEEAGLAWVTAYPRLTDARIVVTGVIEVDTEPGAAEDVAQALAADPEVPNIKLTAGGRDVVTSVQTRTLDELSRLSASLFRPIAGVRSTRTHVSTGLPTEGSRWRLRSLDAVQTAHLEQSATPPAPTGATPPPRWDGLDSRLLELLSVDGRMTLRDLAASSDATLTTVRRRVAALLSSRLLLRCDLARPLSGWPLSAVYFASVPGQYLEETSQVLSQVPEVRSCAITAGPHNLVVDVWLRTLHDVHTFEAHLSRKLPRLTVADRSVVLRTVKHMGRLLDRDGRSVGVVPLRHPEG; via the coding sequence ATGGAGTCGCAGGAATGTGCCGGGAGGCAGGGAAACGCTGCCGGACCCGACACAACGGGCGGGCCCGGCACATCGACCGGGCTCGGCACATCCGGCGAGCCGGACACATCCACCGCCCCGGTTGAACTGGACGAACTCGACCGCGGTGTTGTGCACGCCCTGCAGATCCATCCGCGGGCGTCATGGACCCTGGTCGGCGAGGTGCTCGGCGTCGATCCCGTGACGGCGGCGCGCCGTTGGCGCCGCCTTGAGGAGGCCGGGCTCGCCTGGGTCACCGCGTACCCGCGCCTCACCGACGCCCGGATCGTGGTCACGGGCGTCATCGAGGTGGACACGGAACCGGGCGCCGCCGAGGACGTGGCTCAGGCCCTCGCGGCGGACCCCGAGGTGCCGAACATCAAACTGACGGCGGGCGGCCGCGACGTGGTGACCTCCGTGCAGACCCGCACCCTGGACGAGCTGTCACGCCTCTCCGCGAGCCTGTTCCGGCCGATCGCGGGCGTACGGTCGACCCGCACACATGTGTCGACGGGACTGCCCACCGAAGGCAGCCGATGGCGGCTGCGCAGCCTGGACGCGGTGCAGACCGCACACCTCGAACAGTCGGCGACGCCACCCGCCCCCACGGGTGCCACGCCCCCGCCCCGCTGGGACGGCCTCGACTCACGACTTCTCGAACTCCTCAGCGTGGACGGCCGGATGACACTGCGCGATCTGGCGGCATCGAGCGACGCCACCCTCACGACGGTGCGCCGACGGGTCGCGGCTCTGCTCTCCTCACGCCTCCTGCTCCGCTGCGACCTGGCACGCCCGCTGTCCGGTTGGCCACTCTCGGCCGTGTACTTCGCATCAGTCCCGGGTCAGTACCTGGAGGAGACGAGCCAGGTGCTGTCCCAGGTGCCGGAGGTGCGTTCCTGCGCGATCACGGCGGGCCCGCACAACCTGGTCGTCGACGTGTGGCTGCGCACCCTGCACGACGTCCACACCTTCGAGGCCCACCTCTCCCGCAAACTCCCCCGCCTGACCGTCGCGGACCGCTCCGTGGTGCTCCGCACGGTCAAACACATGGGCCGGCTCCTGGACCGCGACGGGCGGAGCGTGGGGGTCGTGCCGTTGCGGCATCCGGAGGGGTGA
- a CDS encoding tautomerase family protein has protein sequence MPYIRVTVTDPDLPVGTRHTLAEGLTDLAVSALGKDRSRTIVQIAAVEPGTYYVDGRPMTGGARDAHVEVSITLGSNSAAEKAAFIAQANELLTDTLGTLARSGVALHELPPESYGYHGVTQFDFYRSVSAAR, from the coding sequence ATGCCCTACATCCGTGTCACCGTGACCGACCCCGACCTCCCCGTCGGGACCCGACACACTCTCGCGGAGGGCCTGACCGACCTGGCAGTCTCTGCCCTGGGCAAGGACCGCTCGCGAACCATCGTCCAGATCGCCGCGGTTGAGCCCGGCACCTATTACGTGGACGGCAGGCCCATGACCGGCGGGGCGCGCGACGCCCACGTAGAGGTCAGCATCACCCTGGGCTCGAACAGCGCGGCGGAGAAGGCCGCGTTCATCGCCCAGGCCAACGAACTCCTCACCGACACCCTGGGCACTCTCGCCCGTTCCGGTGTCGCGCTGCACGAACTGCCGCCGGAGAGCTACGGCTACCACGGGGTGACCCAGTTCGACTTCTACCGAAGCGTGTCCGCCGCGCGCTGA
- a CDS encoding SsgA family sporulation/cell division regulator, producing MPTTLPVTLEQSARARLVVAEGQGPERSVTVTLRYESADPLALQLVFPAEATLAGTDVTWAFARTLLDDGLRLPTGTGDVHVWPCGRARTVVELHAPQGMAVVQFDTSALRRFLLRTYALVPAGNEDVESVVDRALATLFGPDTER from the coding sequence ATGCCGACCACGCTGCCCGTCACGCTCGAACAGTCCGCCCGCGCCCGCCTCGTCGTCGCCGAGGGTCAGGGCCCCGAACGAAGTGTCACCGTCACCCTCCGTTATGAATCCGCCGACCCGCTCGCCCTTCAGCTGGTGTTTCCCGCGGAGGCCACGCTGGCCGGGACCGACGTGACGTGGGCCTTCGCCCGCACCCTCCTCGACGACGGCCTGCGCCTGCCGACCGGGACCGGGGACGTCCACGTGTGGCCGTGCGGCCGTGCGCGCACCGTCGTCGAGCTGCACGCGCCGCAGGGGATGGCCGTGGTCCAGTTCGACACCTCGGCCCTCCGCCGCTTCCTGCTGCGTACGTACGCGCTCGTGCCGGCGGGCAACGAGGACGTGGAGTCCGTCGTCGACCGCGCACTCGCCACGCTCTTCGGGCCCGACACGGAACGGTGA